The following coding sequences lie in one Arachis stenosperma cultivar V10309 chromosome 5, arast.V10309.gnm1.PFL2, whole genome shotgun sequence genomic window:
- the LOC130980950 gene encoding uncharacterized protein LOC130980950: protein MNREYEFQVGLEFKSLSQFKEAVKEHALLNGRDIRFRKNDKVRCRVVCKGRKGKCKWVCFASKVGGSDCFRIKTLNGKHTCGRNYSGRLASSSSISKKIANNISRGEEMKLATVIQTIQDKYMANISVGKAYWARRKAREEVHGRAIQQYAKLRDYCAEILRANPGSSLTILVDRPSLTHQPRFMRMYMCLDAVKKGFLAGCRPIIGVDGCHLKGDHGQQLLVAVGRDPNDNYFPIAVAAVEAETKDSWGWFLEMLLNDIGESRKWVFMSDQQKM from the exons ATGAACAGAGAGTATGAATTTCAGGTGGGGTTGGAATTTAAATCACTTAGTCAATTCAAAGAGGCTGTTAAGGAGCATGCCCTATTGAATGGTAGGGACATTAGGTTTCGAAAAAATGATAAGGTGAGGTGTAGAGTTGTTTGCAAAGGAAGAAAGGGAAAGTGCAAGTGGGTTTGTTTTGCGAGTAAGGTGGGGGGTTCTGACTGTTTCCGGATCAAGACGTTGAATGGAAAGCATACATGTGGAAGGAACTATAGCGGAAGACTTGCATCAAGTAGTTCGATCTCAAAGAAGATTGCCAACAACATCAGTAGAGgggaagagatgaagcttgCGACAGTTATTCAGACTATACAAGACAAATACATGGCCAATATCAGTGTTGGTAAGGCTTACTGGGCAAGGAGGAAGGCAAGAGAAGAGGTACATGGGCGGGCAATCCAACAGTATGCTAAACTAAGGGATTACTGTGCAGAGATACTTAGGGCAAATCCAGGATCTAGTCTGACCATATTGGTTGATAGGCCTTCTCTTACGCACCAGCCCCGATTTATGAGAATGTACATGTGCCTTGATGCAGTCAAGAAAGGCTTCTTGGCGGGGTGTAGACCTATTATTGGCGTGGATGGATGTCACTTGAAGGGCGACCATGGACAGCAGCTGCTAGTTGCTGTTGGCAGAGATCCAAATGACAATTACTTTCCCATTGCCGTAGCTGCAGTAGAGGCAGAGACTAAGGACAGTTGGGGGTGGTTCTTAGAGATGCTGTTAAATGACATTGGAGAATCAAGAAAATGGGTTTTTATGAGTGACCAACAAAAG ATGTAA